In Argiope bruennichi chromosome X1, qqArgBrue1.1, whole genome shotgun sequence, the genomic stretch AGTTTCATTAGGGGATTTGTTAAGAATGCTCTTCAGGTTGGTGGTTCACTAAATCTTTTAGAAGTAATATTATTGGATAAAAAATGTTCTTGCGAGTAATACCCACAGCTCTTTAAATGgcctgttatttaaaaaatgaaatctcacTGACGACTTTGGTAAATCTTATTCATATGACGAGGCATAGTATTcaagaaaaattgcttttgagAGTGCATACGTCTGAAGCCACACGATTAAATAGTACAGTGCATTGATTTTTACTTAAACTGGTCGTTATAAccctatttaaaataaaatataattttattatgaaatgatgTTATTCTTTTTGCACAAACTGttagttttcatttcatatcttCGACGttcttcagttgaatttttaagccgaacaaaaaaataaaagttttcatttgatcaatacattttaatttttttagaaagttgaTATTTTCCCCCTGAAATAGATTTCTATATGATTTCTATAGATTTCCATTCACTTTAAACAGCTACGATTCGGTCAGTTTTATTCCTAAAATAGtggagcttttttttaattattatttatgctaGGATAGCCAAACTTTTTTTCTCCCTAAATGTTGACTATTGGGACAGGAAAATACTatcaaatttagatttcgtaatcttttcaattgcatatttattgactctaaaaaataaattttatttcattcaaatctcaTCTCTAACGGTTTAAAAATTAGCTACTCGTTGACGACTAAAATagacaaattatataatatacacaatCTTAAATGCTTAACTTCTTACAAATAAATTAGCTGTGATAGATATTAAATTACGGCATGTAATACCTCTGATCCAAAACGAATTAGAATCTTACAGTCATGTTTCATCAGATGTGTCTCTTCCTGCAGCAAATGTTGTTGAAGAATTCGCCCGAGACGCGAATACATCCATCAAATGCTTGACTGGGCATCATTTCGTAATGTCTAAACAGAAGTCGGATATTACTGAATGTGAAGTTTTGCTACAAATGAATGAGAACTGGTTCAGAAAACACGAAATAACCTTCAAGCATTATGTGGCTCCGCTCAAACCTCGGAAATTCCTCTTTTCTCGGAAAAGAAAATCCTATATAGCTTAGATAAATGGATTTAAGCAGATTTTGAATaacatgccatttttttttttttttaatgaaatgaggttatttttttctgcataaggtgtctttattttcttccaacttttttttagcTCCTGCTGTATACTtgtttttttagttgaaattttaaacaaataaaaaattataatgatatttttaatttatttcacacattttaatttatcagaacttattttttttctgaaataaattcgcATACAAccccatttattttatttattactcagCAAGATTTTATCAAGACacagtgatattttttattaaatgtaactaATAAGACCAGGAGACTGTTTTGAAGTTTAGGTTTCGTAACTTTTCagcaatacattttattcacttaaccagaataaaaaatgttcctttactttatttaaaaccGATTTCCACGCGGAAATATATGGCAATCCataactgtttagaaattaactgTGGGTTCACAGTTAGAGTGATAACCTGAATACCATCTACTAAAGTTTGAGCATAATtgggatttttaattaatgtctGTCAAatgcatttcgaataaataagtattattagtacataaatttttatttaaatctatttgaaataaagctaagacaaaatggcatttttttttcagaaagaaatttttataataatgaatttaaggaacaaatattataaagtacAGAGTGTCCATAATTAAACGATTCTGTTTTACAGTTGTCTACAGGTGAATCAGTTGTTCAGAAAGTTGTGAAATTTTGTGTAGGATATAATGAAGGGATGGGAATTTGCATGAACGggtaaaaaaattagtacaaaatttAACCATCCGAGTATGTTTTTTAATGAGTTACTCATTTACGACTGGTTCTTTATTTAGATTTCACCACCTCTTTATCTACAGGTCACCCTATCACAATAACTCATACTCATTAAGTTACACAATCTCTAAAGTTCATTGTAATTGTAAAGTAATGCTTTAATTAAGACACTTAAAAACTCCTAATGGTACACCTAAGACAATAACTGTAGCTCCCTGGTCTCAgctgaaacatacaaaaaatagTTACTTTGACTGTTAACACGaaaaaaacaaagcatttaaGTGGCGAAATATCTGTTGATGCAAGCACTCGAGTTccctaattaaatttatcttcgaAGGTACGAGCAACTGCGAAATACAAAGTCTCATAATGGGATGTAGTGAGATAAGTGCATTCCACCGAAACCTTGTTTGATAACTAATTTTCGaagaagaagaaacaaaaatgcaaatttttgtcCACGCAACGCAATACTGTTATAAAACACTGCACTGTTATAAACCTTCGTGaagactttatttttaatgtgctCGCTGTTCGTCATGAGAGTGTCGTTATGTTTATCAGATAGAGCTTCGTAAGCTAAATTGTTTTACCAAAAAGATAATGCCActgtatttgctttattttaataatggacTTTGACAAGAATGCGTAAAGGTCCACTGATTGTTAAAAATCTTCGATTAATATtagctaaatttgaaaaaataggaTCATTTAATATTCGTTCTGAAAGAATGAGAAAACTTATTTCCGCAGAAGCAATAGAGAATATTGCGCTTTACGCGGAAAAGGATTGTGCTTCCAACTTATAGACTAGTACCAATGTCAGTCGTGTGACAGAAGAACTAAATATGCCCCGTTCCACTTCCCAGAAAATTGTGCGAAGTATCGTCCAGTATTATCTGTTCAAACTTCAACCTGCGGTTGCTTCCATATGATTTCGAGACTCAACACCGGTTCTTAGTTCCATTTCTTGCTCTCCTTAAGGTTAATTCAGAATGGTCTTGAAATGTTCTCTGGACAGACAGACAAAGCACACTTTTATTTGGACGACAGATGAATACTCACAATTGCCAAATTCTGAAACCAGAAAATCCGCAAACTTACAGGTTCCGTTGCAACCACCAAAAGTAAGGGCGTGGTGAGGGTTTACTGCATCATTTATTCTCGGTCGTATTTCTTCGAAAAATTTAGTGTAAGATGCTCGCTCACGGACAGCGATATCCATcgttattacagaataaaattgcCCCGGGTCTGCAAGCTCGTCGCTGCCTTTCACGCACAATTTTTACACAAGTTTTTGCTAAAAGCGTGCTCAAAATCATTTTACAGATGAACGTTTCATCAACCTTCACTTTCGTGATCTATGGCCTTCCCGATCCCCAGATCTCAATTCATGTGTCTTTTGGCATTGGGAGCATTTGAAATATCTAATAAGTCAGATAGTCCAAAAACTTTACGTGATCTTAAAGACAGCATTTCACGACATATTCTTAGTCTTTCCCAGAAATCGCTGTGGTCAACTGTGGAACATGCTAACTTGCGATTTCGGATGGTAGCTGAATAAGAGGGCTGTCTTATTGaacattgcaataaaatttgtaaattatcttaaatgtatgttaaatgtgtaattcattaaaaatagccAATTGGAGgtgacattttgaaatatttttttatttgctccaaTAAATCCCCATCCATTCACTTTGttctacataaaatttcataactttctgAACAACAGTTTTGTctgtagataattttaataaaaggatcATTTAATTATGGACACCCTGCATTTTTTATAATGGGTGGGATAAGAGTAATGGTTTGTAATAAATTCGGCAACAGATTTGATAAATTgtgattatttttgtaatatatttcagattctgGTGATGAAGTTTCGAAATTCATGTTATCTGCTATGGAGTCGGATGCCAGCTACTCAACTTTATCTAATGAATCAAATTCGGTAATAGCCTGCTTGATGAgttaagctaaaatatttttaagctttattgtTATACAGGAATtgcgatatttataaataatgaaatttgaaattttatatgtatttttttaactattccttAAAAACACATGCCAAATGGATCTTCAGACAACCTATCGGATTACAAATCTATCAGGATAAATTTGGACTGCATTGTTcttaaataaaagctattttaacaGCCTATTTGCTTCTATGTTTTAGGACAGGAAGGATATGGGTCCTTGGACGAGCGGGCCAAAGACCCTTACTAAGTTTATTGCATTTggatctaaaaaaaattcataatcctTATATAAAAAACAAGTAGCTTAACTTATAGTttaggttattaaaaaaaacctgctACCGAATAGCAGGCTAAAACTTTCAAGCCCTTGCGTGGAAATTTAACGAATGAGAGAGCGATCTAATTTGATCAACGATAACGAAAGAATACATTAGCATTTATCACTGGGACGAATACATTTTCAGAATATGTTTAGAGCTACAACATTTCCACCTTACAAAATGTATACTCTCCCTACAATACTATAGTATTAGCAACATCACATACAATATAAAGACACATAGTAAAAAGATGCATATACTATGTTAAGATTCAGTAACTACAGATCAGATTCGAATATTGTATAAAGTCATATGATTCTTATTAATAGCTGTGAATGGTTTAGATGGCAAGTGAAATGACTAGCTTAAAGCAGCGATTCAAAATCTTATAGTAAAAAGTacgaaaaataatatgaatttaaaaaagaatgcaagTTATCTTATCACTTAAACGCagaatttcgtaatatttttaaattaaaaaattggtaaGCATTGTACAAAAAAGTGTGAACTTACTCACTTTTCCCTTATATTTATAGCTTCCTTACATTTTCCTAAGTTATATTTACTAATTCTTTAGAAACAATCCTTTATATGATTCTTTAAATATCggtatattgtaaaaatatattatttcttgcaTGTTGTGCGAAACTCCTGGGAatgagtatttaattaatttcttaattaaattgataattttgttaattttttaaaaccgtaACGAAGTGTATctaaatatatgcataattttattcaaacactTTTTTATGAAGCTTAGAATGTAGTTAGACATCAGATTTTTGCTTGTCTAGCTTTTACAagtttttatcaagaaatattaaaaagattcttcTCTTTCAGCGAAATTTGTCTCAATAAATCCGCCAAAatgtttaagttaaagaaaaatatacgaGTGCATACAAATCGTTTATTTCgccaaaatttctaattaaatcaagaaattattttctgtctgTGATGCAGTTCTACAAACAGTTATCAATTGATTTGACAGAGAAAAAAATCAGTATCGCAAAAATTACTTTCATCTGTTGCTACTTATTCTTTAAGAATCATTTTAGTTCACAGCTCCTCACACTTtgagaattatattaaatactagcttttattttgaaagttaaaacaGAACCTAGTGAGTAACATGTGCTTTTAAAAATGGTGAGTGTTAAGATAAATTTTGCTTTGCTAAGATAAAATACTCaaagtaaatgcaaaaatttagtgTTTTCATGAGAAATAGAAGGTGAACTTGTCTGATATTATTTAGAAAGAAGCCTGTGCAATCTgttgtttataataaatgaaatatagatcCAACATAACAAAATAAAGGTTCAAGTAtctcaaaaaaaattactattctaTTTGCAAATAATTGTCCCAAACATTAGGCAGATGAAGAGATGGATCCAGTAAAGAACCAAAGTGATCCGTTTCCAACTACTGCAATAAACGAGAAAAATGGCATCAAAAAAGTTTATCTCCAGAAACATTGCATTTCCTTGCACGCTCTTGCCAAGGATCGACAAAAGAAAGATAATCATAATATGAGTAAGTAAACCTCTTTCTTGTAAATTATCTATATAGCTTCATATTTTATTAGGatttatgaaggaaataaaaatatgaaaggcAATATTATCAGGGCTTTCTACTTCTactaaaattcgaaaataaaacgCTTCATGGAGAAAAGCATTCATCTTCGCAACTGTAAGTTATGTCTGAAAACACATTCgccacttttattaatttataccgTTTTTTACGCCCTTACATTTATCTTGACTTGTTTCGTGTTTTTTTAAGATGGAAATTTGTTTTCGAATTTCCGCttgagttttcaaattttctatatttgtgTATTCTTGATTACgatgcactattttaatattcttgggacttaattttagttaatcaattaatttaattaaattttgattccatatgaaTGGTGCCTTTTAgataatttcagattaattggTTTTTAGCGTGcttgatgtttaaaataataaattatgaattaaagactgaaatatagaaaatataatgcaaaatctaactttcaatacaatttttaaactatttaaaaaatgcggtttatttctattttttatagaaagcgaaaatataatttttcagtataTATTGTTTCAATATACGTATTACCACATAGATTTAATCTGGACGTTTATTGAGAAAAAGTTTCATCGGAGTTACgtttaattcttctaaaattattcagACATAGAATCGGTGATGCCtcatattcttttaatactaattattttaagatttcttaatttttaaattctttctcatcTATGTTAActaataaattagatattttatcctCTAATAAACATAACAAAACTTTGTGTTTAATCTCCTCATCAGCGTTTCCTTTGATTAAAGCGTTTTCTCTACTCGAAAAGAAATAATCATATCTTTCCTACTTGGTATTGTAACTATTAATAACCTATCATTACAACAATTTCATCCAGTGATTTTTCCACTGAACTTTGATCACCATTCTGAATTACACCGGTATGTTTCCTAGATAATCCCATTCCAAGACGAagttttacaattaataattttcctttttaaaattgtaattgatattCTCTCTTTATCTCTTTTCTGGAGGATATCAACTAATTGACGAAAAGAAACAGGTTCCATTACATCTTCATCATGGAAAATAGCGGGAAATACTCTTTCAAGATTTgtttacagaaaaaaagtaatttcgatCACCACCAATCATCCATCCAAATATTCAGAGTAATTTGCTCTTCGGTAAATTTTCCTTTGTCTCCAAGCTCCCACTAATTATAAAAAGGATCTTTTAACTATCGTATAAATGTGCATATTGTAATCGGAGACAGGGAAAGACAATTTTCgtcccaagatttttttttcacatatttagcGACACAACACAGTAGATTATATAAACACATAAATAACAGCTTATTTCCCAACTCCCGATCTCTCACTCCGTGGACTCCCTTCGTACGCCCTTCCTCCGCTTGGCTGCTCAACAGGTTCTCAGAAGGCATTTTGCAAGCTCATCTTTTGCAAAACGGCTGCGGTGCTTAATATCAACTAAAATCACCGTCAGAAGTGTTTTATGAGCCAACTGATTCTTCACTTCAAAACATTTcatgatatcaaaatttttgaaattgtgacCAAATAAATACGCATTTTATTAGGTCTTTTCTCCATATATGCGGTATATATACAGATGGATGCGAGATGATAAACCAATGATACCTTAGTACATAATAATTTCTCCTCCATATCTCTCaccatttttgaaatagaaacgTAAACTACGAATTTCGAATACAGGTGACGTTGTAAATAGTGCACATAGCAGTTTTACTATACTTAGACGCCACTCATATGATTTTTGTTGTCAGTGCTCAGACGTTAGAGGGGAGAGACTTCAGAATTTCTGTGGACACCATGTATATGCTTGTGTTAGTTTTTCACTTGCTCCCCCCCCACTTCTTTCGGAAACATGCAAAcgttaaaacacaaaataaacactTTCTATATCGATCAAAacaaaaagaatcttttaatttttatagaaaagttaatttatttctaatagtaTAGTATAAAAAGGccgaaatatcattaaaaatttcccGATCTGCAGTAAGTTTCCTTCTTCGTGGTGAAAATATCTCCCTCAGTAATTACTTTCCAAATTTATAAGTAATTCTAGGTATTAGAAGAATATAGGGGACTCACTCTCTGCAGCTGCCCTGCATATCATGTTACTCCTTGTTAACAGAAAATTCCAGATCTCTCAAATACACACGTTTATTGCACGACGTATTTACAGAACAGAGCAATGTACAAGAAAGAGATGTAATATATACAAATGAAAGTGAATAGACACAACGCCACCTACTCCTTAGACACTATAATTcgtaacaagattttttttttttttttttttttttgtgatttgaaTAACTGCTTAAACCGTTAAGTACTATGAAATGCAGAAAGAATTTCATGTGAAAATTTTGAGATGTTCCAGATCTTTAAGGCTAAAACTCAGATATCTTCAACAGCACTGAATGCTGctttgaaatcgaaatttcatTAGAACTCGATTACCatcaattacatatatttaaaccTATTTTATTGCAGTGTCATAGAAAAAGCAAGTGATATCCGTAAGATATCACTTTCTCATCCACAATTCTCATCAATGGTTTAGAAAGTGcacattattttttcaacatttattaatttgattttcaaaaatgatataaacgAACTAACGCTTGTCTCCATCGAATTCTCAAGAATGGTACCTGAGTCACCATACCTTCTTGAATCCCTCGTCGCTATGTCTCTGTTTTGTAGTCATCggggaaaactttttaaaaatgtatcttccAGAACATCTTTCCATATGAAAAATTGCTTCgaattaattcttacttcaaattaaatttttcctcgTGTTtgtgattttatgaaatttatagagAAGAATTAGCATCAAgtacgaaatttttattaaaccttTGGTTGATCTCCCAAAAAGAGAATCGCTATGGATCAGGAGTTTGACATGCGAGCTCTAAAGAAGTAGAAAAGAACCGTTAAGTACTGTTTTCATTACAGTTGTATGGATAATGGATATTCTAAAGTGACAGTATTTAACAcagaaatcatttgataaaatgagTTATTACAGCATACTAAGTACTAAGTTACGATCCTAATGAGCTCGATTATTCGAGTTCATTAGGATTGTAATCTACCTAGAGAGCAGAAAATTtggttaatagaaaataaattttcaatcgcgacttcttttctttctataagGTATTTCTGAATTGCTTAGTTGAAACTGCAGAAATGAGTTCGCATGTACTATTATACTTTAACCCAGGTATTACCCGAAAAATCTTTTCTGCGAATAACGGTAAGAGAAGAATTACACTTGGCCCACTAGAAAAACCatcaaaatatccattttaattagaaatgtcAAAACATCAATCAATGATATGAATATTTGCGAATATTACAGATTTTAGCTGTTTCCTTtgcatttctcaatttttaaggGTATAGATCATTTCTTCCCacaaaagaaagtgaaattttctGACCTATCTAAAATGCCCTAAGATCAGGAAAATCATGGAATTTGTTCAGATCATAAATGAAATACTTAGTAAAAGAACCgagagtaatttttttctcttcaaataacTTCATGGATTAGAAAATATCACCTCTTAATAATGACATTTCACAAGCCTTCGCATCATGGAAATCAGCCAAATGCTACAGCCTTCTATGAAAAACTCTttcacttcattaaaaaaaaattaaattagttttattttctgcttAAGAACCTCAGCTAACAGGTATTTGAAATTCCTAGATAGATCGACAAATGAGCTGATATTTATGTATTgcggaaaaaattttttatttagaatttgataaaatttcttctgaatgcatatctatttattcaattcaattacttcattgaaaaattgctttatcGAAGTCCTCTAACGATTTGAAAATctgcagaaaatataaatatatcatgtaGCTGAAAAAATTCCAAAGTTTTTCTCACGTCTGATCTATTAATTGGACAGcacgaaaatttttcaaaatctgctGGATATCACCAATTTTGAAACGTTTTAGTGTATCAGGTACTACAAAAGTTCAAATgataaattaacttatttatgtgaaaactgaAAAACACAAATCTATATTCATTGTTAAGATCTAGAATcggttacaaaaataatattcaatattttgaccAATCAATTCTGAAAACAAGTTTCTGTCGATACCcctaatgaaaaagaaatttggatATAAGAGCATCCAACAAACGATCTCAAAATCGAAATATAAGCGTATTTTTTAAACCGCAGAACGCTGTTCTTCTAACCAAGGAGTAAGACCACATTTAAACTTCGACAGTCACTTCCTTGCCTTTCTTTGGAATTGATATACACATGCATGTGAACCAAAGTTTAACAgtttaaagaaaactaattaaatacaaaataaaggaaCAGAAAAGTTTAGggtaaatattatgtaaaaattgtcagttttaaaaatttccagaagcAACTGCATGTGTATATTTAAAAGTGTGCCTTCGTTCTTTTGAAAGtgttttattataatctttatccCTGAAGCGAAATGTgaagctttttttatttcaattaccattttaaaataaactgaaaaaatttataaaattgtattttattcgtTATAGTATGAAATGTAAAACAGGCCATTATTTTCAAGAGGGAATTAATTTGAGATTGAAGAGCCGTAATAAACTCTCGAAGTCGAATATGGTGAAATTACAGAAATTCAGCTTCTGAAGGTCCCTACAGACTTAAAGCTACATCCTTGATCAAAAACATCtggattaatcaaaattttgaataaagcaaacttttttttttctttgtctaagAAAATCTACAAACGGTGTCCCAATTAGCAATTGTCTAAAAGCCAATTTTGTAAAACAAGTTTGTATCCTTAAATTATCTATGCAATCTAGTTCTTTTTATCCACAGATCGTATGTCCGTGATTTACTATATGTTGAATTcaactaaaaactattttaaactcttttctAAACGTTTTTCAGCTtcctttatttatatacttttaataaattgaaataaattgtgggggaaaggataattaaaaactaaaatcaaaactCTTTGCAGTTGAAAGAAGAAgaagatttaatataaatgacaGAATTAAGGAACTTGGTACATTACTGCCACGACAAAATGACCCGTAAGTACTCTTAATTGTTTTCTGTCTCCTCAATGATTGTAACTACTTCAACAATTCTTTTTCTAGTAATTTTCCCAACAATAtcttataaaaagtttgagacacgtagaaaataaattttctcagaCTATAGACTAAGTTAAGAAAGCTGCATTGTTGAAgtgtttttaatttcagtttagcGGACTCatgctgatttaattttttagaaacatttatagatttattagaatcgaaaaatattctaaattatatttgttgttaAACAGCACAATTTACCTAAAAATATGGATGTTTagttaatataatacatttttttatatatcgacACCAAAGTTTTTGTATCATCGACTATGATATCGATAGTAGGAGATACACCAAcaggtagaaaaatatttttaagttttaaattgtaTGTCTTTCGTATTTCTAACacttgttttgaattttcaaaatatatttcattaaatacaatAACTTTTTCAGTTCTTTTGCTCTTGTAAAACTCACAACACGCTATCAAACTGAGATTATCAATCAGCCGTATTCATCAAACGATGAGTTTACTCGCAAATTATTCATACCACATTTGTGAGTTGATTTTTAAGAGGGAGTAGTTCTCAAACGTGACTTTCGCGATCTACGTTTTACATAGTTCTTAAGTCCCATCGACTTCGAAGTAGATTTTCATTGGTCGAAATATCTCTCATGATTCATTGACGTATGGCGCCTAATCGTACTAATGTTTGTTGTTGTCACTGTTGTTCATGTCGAGTTCACTCGCATTCACTCACAATTTTCCTTTAGGTCTGACAATTATTTGAAGccattatatttaagaatacttgCTGTTTGCcagtattcttaaatatattcaataaatataagatttaattttcagtggaccttaaatatttttggtatatttatagaatataaattcgAGGTAATCTGGCCATATTTTGAAAAcaactaaattatattatattaaaataatatataatactaatcttgatatataattttattatttaaataataaaatatttttctagccAGAGTTTAATCAGCGTTTACATAATGCGCAGTAGGGGACGGGACCCCTTTCGGTTCAGCTAGACTTTCCATTCCTTacttgaataaaatacaaatacaagtgCTCAAAAATCCTAATGGCATAAAAATTGGGCTTTAAGACAGAAGgtgtaaaattatgttaaaattgaatctctacatattaaaaatataggtatagaagtaaaatttttttccaaatttattgtcagaatataaatttaagcacaatttaatactgtttatttaaaagaataatttaattttttttttttttttttttttagatattatgaacTCGTTCGCGACCTCAGACATAACAAGGGAACTATTCTCAGAGCGTCTGTGGCTTACCTACGGTGCTTAAAAAAAGATGCCGCAAGAATTCCTGATATGGAAAAGAAGCAGCTCATTCTAGAAATTCAGAACAGAAATCTCCAGCGTAAAGTTCATGtgagaatattaattttgttcaaaaaatttataatgaaaacctggaagaaaaaatatttcaatacataattTACACAAACATCTTATTCCTACAAACCATACGGCTATTTCCCATctaaaaattcagaatgaaattttgcaattagcTGCCAACCGAGAATTGAAAAGTTTTCAGTTGACAGAAACActgtattcattaattttcagaGATACtgtattcattaatttcaaatttcccccagaaaatgtttctatttagataataaggatttttttcagAGTGTAATTGATtacaaaaatccataaaaaaaactttaaaaaggcaCTAAAACTCTTCACATATAAGCAATTAGTTTCTACTACGGGTAGTGTTATAGATACTGATGGACAAAACAATATAGGTgcggcaattttaaaaaaaaatcaatgcgtTTACATCTCTAATTAAAGTTGAATAGGATGAGCAAATAATGCCATGTACTTTATCCCCACTAATTAACAATATAATGGAGGAAAAGATCATATCCTCTGAGTGCAACTTAGCCTAGCTATACTATCAGTTAGAGGTTTGTAGCATCTATAATTCGGCAATGTTTAAACGGATTAACtggattagaattttaaaataaaaaattccatgagtaagaaattaatattctaagcaaaaatgaaaaataaaattggtattttaatgcaaaatgccTGCATACTACAACTGGACACTGTTTTAAAACTAATCCGAAGTTTCAGAGCCTAGGAATATAGAGTGCagtaataagaaaattcattcagtaataaattacaaatgtCACCGAGATATAAAGAAGATCTTCTGGCCATCATCCGATTAAAGGTAGTTTTCAAGCACAAGGCTTTATTAAAGACAGCTTCTCAGAGtaaggaaaaaatttctataattttaaaccaattatCTACATTCAAACACTATGCACct encodes the following:
- the LOC129958373 gene encoding transcription factor E3-like, whose translation is MLSAMESDASYSTLSNESNSADEEMDPVKNQSDPFPTTAINEKNGIKKVYLQKHCISLHALAKDRQKKDNHNMIERRRRFNINDRIKELGTLLPRQNDPYYELVRDLRHNKGTILRASVAYLRCLKKDAARIPDMEKKQLILEIQNRNLQRKVHELENKLQKCGVPVISNTSTCSSPLDELTLSFKSEPCTVFLNEKNGSTPPTSPSSSGTSPHRNYDDLIDENGLVGSNDALLCTSQDPLLSSSQEFYMTF